The following coding sequences lie in one Drosophila sulfurigaster albostrigata strain 15112-1811.04 chromosome 2R, ASM2355843v2, whole genome shotgun sequence genomic window:
- the LOC133837169 gene encoding mitogen-activated protein kinase kinase kinase 7-like: MNNSLDIQLKERIGSGSYGVVYEGIWITNTRKCVKVAVKCLEKGNNKDSETNILREIRNLQELKHENIVTFHGAYRQKNICLIFEYSDCGSLYDYLQKKIVRVSNIEKLHWMLQCANGMEYLHSKKTVHRDLKTQNLLLFNNYRTLKICDFGTVKQYATENTELIGTIGYMAPEVCTADGKYTEKCDVFSYGITFWEVFAEKKPFDELKKKNMHPLAIQYKISNGARPDINDMHICKDSDPVKTIIKKCWDQDPDNRPTMKRLVAFLGIDLRLCIPINFEDIEITECIMNGRYGLGCNENWRAGFLDTKMDEKLIRERRKGVHKRV, encoded by the exons ATGAACAACTCACTCGATATTCAACTGAAAGAAAGG ATTGGAAGTGGTAGCTATGGTGTTGTATATGAAGGAATTTGGATAACAAATACTCGTAAATGTGTGAAGGTTGCTGTGAAATGTTTGGAAAAAGGCAATAATAAAGATTCGGAAACAAATATTCTTCGAGAAATCCGCAATCTACAAGAGCTCAAGCATGAAAATATTGTCACATTCCATGGCGCCTATCGCCAAAAAAACATATGCCTCATTTTCGAGTATTCAGACTGTGGATCACTCTATgattatttgcaaaaaaaaatcgtaagaGTTTCAAACATCGAAAAGCTTCACTGGATGTTGCAATGTGCCAAT GGCATGGAATATTtgcacagcaaaaaaacagtGCATCGCGATCTTAAAACACAAAATCTCTtacttttcaataattatcgcacattgaaaatatgcgaTTTTGGTACTGTAAAACAATATGCAACAGAAAATACTGAACTTATTGGGACAATTGGTTATATGGCTCCAGAAGTTTGT ACTGCTGATGGTAAATATACGGAAAAGTGTGATGTGTTTAGCTATGGGATCACTTTCTGGGAAGTATTCGCTGAAAAGAAGCCATTTGatgaattaaagaaaaaaaatatgcaccCTTTAGCCATCCAATACAAAATTAGTAAtg GTGCTCGTCCAGATATAAATGACATGCACATTTGTAAAGATTCTGATCCTGTAaagacaataattaaaaagtgtTGGGATCAAGATCCAGATAATCGACCGACTATGAAACGTCTTGTGGCATTTCTAGGAATTGATTTAAGACTTTGCATACCTATAAACTTCGAAGATATAGAGATTACAGAATGT ATTATGAATGGTAGATATGGTCTCGGCTGTAATGAAAATTGGCGAGCCGGATTTTTAGACACAAAAATGGACGAGAAATTAATTCGAG aGCGGAGAAAGGGAGTTCACAAAAGAGTCTGA
- the LOC133837166 gene encoding tyrosine-protein kinase JAK2-like, producing the protein MNNSRDFKLRERIGSGSYGVVYKGIWITNKSVKVAVKCLEKGNNKDSETNILREIRNLQELKHENIVTFHGSYRQKNICLIFEYSDCGSLYDYLQKKIGKVSNIEKLHWMLQCANGMEYLHSKKTVHRDLKTQNLLLFNNYRTLKICDFGTVKQYATENTELIGTIGYMAPEVCTSDGKYTEKCDVFSYGITFWEVFAEKKPFNDLQKQNMHPLAIQNRIINGARPNINDMQICKDSNLIKAIIEKCWDRDPERRPTMKGLITFLGIDLRLYTPINFEDIEITECFVIGRYGLGCKAYWRTGFLNQKVDVKIIRSNSQKEINILREIYKLKALAHQNIVTLYGASRNPEDQLYMIFEYAKCGSLNNFLHLAKVKFPLHCKMKWTEHCLQGLDYLHNKNIVHGDLTTNNLFLFDDCRKLKIFLFGQVNEITNNPTDNTQFTESFYYMAPEVLYGETTFTKESDVYSFGIIMWEILTEVNPVAKFNDNQPSTIHEIIDDTQSNENSDYSNRHFTKVKSTIKRCCSKSPKDRPLIKNLCSNWFIDGPEFQNPSRINCCIT; encoded by the exons ATGAACAACTCACGCGATTTTAAACTGAGAGAGAGG ATTGGAAGTGGTAGCTATGGTGTTGTATATAAAGGAATTTGgataacaaataaaagtgTGAAGGTTGCTGTGAAATGCTTGGAAAAAGGCAATAATAAAGATTCGGAAACAAATATTCTTCGAGAAATCCGGAATCTACAAGAACTCAAGCATGAAAATATTGTCACATTCCATGGCTCCTATCGCCAAAAAAACATATGCCTCATTTTCGAATACTCAGACTGCGGATCACTCTATGATTACTTGCAAAAAAAGATCGGAAAAGTTTCAAATATCGAAAAGCTTCACTGGATGTTGCAATGTGCCAAT GGCATGGAATATTTGCACAGTAAAAAAACAGTGCATCGCGATCTAAAAACACAAAACCTGTtacttttcaataattatcgcacattgaaaatatgcgaTTTTGGTACTGTAAAACAATATGCAACAGAAAATACTGAACTTATTGGGACAATTGGTTATATGGCTCCAGAAGTTTGT ACTTCAGATGGTAAATATACGGAAAAGTGTGATGTGTTTAGCTATGGGATCACTTTCTGGGAAGTTTTCGCTGAAAAGAAGCCATTTAATGacttgcaaaaacaaaatatgcaccCTTTGGCCATCCAAAATAGAATTATTAATG GTGCTCGTCCAAATATAAATGACATGCAAATTTGTAAAGATTCTAATCTTATAAAGgcaataattgaaaagtgttGGGATCGAGATCCAGAAAGACGACCGACTATGAAAGGTCTTATCACTTTTCTAGGAATTGATTTAAGGCTTTACACACCAATAAACTTCGAAGATATAGAGATTACAGAATGT TTTGTGATTGGTAGATATGGTCTCGGCTGTAAAGCATATTGGCGAACTGGATTTTTAAACCAAAAAGTGGATGTCAAAATTATTCGAAGCAATTCCCAAAAGGAAATTAATATTCTAAGAGAAATCTATAAACTCAAAGCCTTAGCACATCAAAATATTGTCACGTTATATGGAGCATCTAGGAATCCAGAAGATCAACTTTATATGATTtttgaatatgcaaaatgtGGATCGCTCAacaattttttgcatttggctAAAGTGAAATTTCCTCTCCATTGTAAGATGAAATGGACGGAGCACTGCCTCCAA GGTTTGGATTActtacacaacaaaaatattgtgcaTGGGGATCTTACCACTAATAACCTGTTTCTTTTCGATGACTGTCGTAAATTGAAGATATTCCTTTTTGGACAAGTGAATGAAATAACTAATAACCCAACAGATAATACACAATTCACGGagtcattttattatatggcTCCAGAAGTTCTT TACGGAGAAACGACATTCACAAAAGAGTCTGATGTTTATAGTTTCGGCATTATTATGTGGGAAATACTGACTGAAGTGAATCCAGTTGCCAAATTTAATGACAATCAACCTTCAACAATCCACGAAATTATTGATG ATACTCAATCCAATGAAAACTCAGATTATTCTAATAGACATTTTACTAAAGTTAAATCAACAATTAAACGTTGCTGCAGTAAAAGTCCGAAAGATCGTCCATTGATTAAAAATCTTTGCAGTAATTGGTTTATAGATGGACCCGAATTTCAAAATCCAAGTCGTATAAATTGCTGCATAActtag
- the LOC133837168 gene encoding dual specificity protein kinase shkA-like, translating into MDITLIKRIGSGSYGVVYEGIWITNTRKCVKVAVKCLEKGINEDLETNILREIRNLQELKHENIVTFHGVSRQKNICLIFEYSDCGSLYDYLHQETVRVSNIEKLHWMLQCANGMEYLHSKKTFHRDLKTQNLLLFNNYRTLKICDFGTVKQYATENTELIGTIGYMAPEVCTADGKYTEKCDVFSYGITFWEVFAKKKPFDDLKKQNMHPLAIQNKIINGARPNINDMQICKDSDLIKTIIEKCWDRNPESRPTMKGLITFLGIDLRLCIPINFEDIFITEYIWNGRYGLGCNANWRSGFLDRKVDVILFLANKETEMDFLKEVYKLKGLIHQNIVTLYGVSRHSENAIYLLSECSTVSIHNLFHKQKCCNRDSYPKLEWINQCLQGLDYLHSNNIVHGDLTTDNLLLFDDCRNVKIFVIGKVDQIFYNAIANKVESVYVAPEIHSGEREFTKESDIYSFGIIMWEIVTAKNPVVEFKNKQPSTIMKIINDTLQTGSSDIRKIRNAIEKCLEPAEYRPDTKELIKMLIS; encoded by the exons ATGGACATTACACTGATAAAGAGG ATTGGAAGTGGTAGCTATGGTGTTGTATATGAAGGAATTTGGATAACAAATACTCGTAAATGTGTGAAGGTTGCTGTGAAATGTTTGGAAAAAGGCATTAATGAAGATTTGGAAACAAATATTCTTCGAGAAATCCGCAATCTACAAGAGCTCAAGCATGAAAATATTGTCACATTCCATGGCGTCTCTCGCCAAAAAAACATATGCCTTATTTTCGAGTACTCAGACTGTGGATCACTCTACGATTATTTGCATCAAGAGACCGTAAGAGTTTCAAACATCGAGAAGCTTCACTGGATGTTGCAATGTGCcaat GGCATGGAATATTTGCACAGCAAAAAAACGTTTCATCGCGATCTTAAAACTCAAAATCTTTtacttttcaataattatcgcacattgaaaatatgcgaTTTTGGTACTGTAAAACAATATGCAACAGAAAATACTGAACTTATTGGGACAATTGGTTATATGGCTCCAGAAGTTTGT ACTGCTGATGGTAAATATACGGAAAAGTGCGATGTGTTTAGCTATGGGATCACTTTCTGGGAAGTTTtcgctaaaaaaaaaccatttgatgacttaaaaaaacaaaatatgcaccCTTTGGCCatccaaaataaaattattaatg GTGCTCGTCCAAATATTAAtgatatgcaaatttgtaAAGATTCTGATCTTATAAAgacaataattgaaaagtgttGGGATCGAAATCCAGAGAGTCGACCGACTATGAAAGGTCTCATCACTTTTTTAGGAATTGATTTAAGACTTTGCATACCTATAAACTTCgaagatatatttattacagaATAT ATTTGGAATGGTAGATATGGCCTCGGCTGTAATGCAAATTGGCGATCTGGATTTTTAGACAGAAAAGTGGATGTGATACTGTTTCTAGCAAACAAAGAAACGGAAATGGATTTCCTAAAAGAAGTCTACAAACTTAAAGGATTAATACATCAAAATATTGTGACCTTATATGGAGTTTCGAGGCATTCGGAGAATGCGATTTACTTGCTTTCTGAGTGTTCAACTGTATCGATTCACAACTTATTTCAcaagcaaaaatgttgcaatagAGATTCCTATCCTAAGCTAGAATGGATCAACCAGTGTCTCCAG GGTTTGGACTATTTGCATAGCAATAATATAGTCCACGGTGATCTTACAACTGACAACCTGTTACTTTTCGACGACTGTCGTAATGTAAAAATATTCGTTATTGGAAAAGTGGATCAAATATTCTATAATGCAATAGCTAACAAGGTAGAGTCAGTTTATGTGGCTCCAGAAATTCAT aGCGGAGAAAGGGAGTTCACAAAAGAGTCTGATATTTACAGCTTTGGCATAATTATGTGGGAAATAGTGACTGCAAAGAATCCAGTTGtcgaattcaaaaataaacaaccTTCGactattatgaaaattattaatg atACTCTACAAACTGGAAGTTCAGATATCCGTAAAATAAGAAACGCTATTGAAAAATGCCTGGAACCTGCAGAATACCGTCCAGATACTAAGGAGCtgattaaaatgttaatttcttAA
- the LOC133837167 gene encoding putative mitogen-activated protein kinase kinase kinase 7-like isoform X2, producing MDSIDITMHHKEVSLLKRIGRGSYGVGHEAIWRNNSDRAEVSVKISLQDFEIDHLREIRNLTKFKHANIVALNGIYRKESIGLIFEYSGCGSLYDYLHKKVAEVAFIEKLDWMLQCANGMEYLHIRKIVHRELKTQNLLLFDDFRILKICDFNTAKQFVTSNTEIDETVCYMAPEVCDDNGKYTEKCDVFSFGVIFWEVLSEKKPFDIYKDLHPLAVQKKIINGDRLNINYIRIHHNSDLITPIIEKCWDGDPENRPTMKELASFIGIDCKVYIPINFKDIEIRRIVTKSRYGIVCNAFWRSGFFVRRATLKIIPPNKQREIIILREIYKLRDLNHRNIVTLYGVSKDLDNRICIIYEGEDCGSLYHLLHYTEENFDIWLKIEWIQQCAQGLAYLHSKNILHRNLNLDNLIIFNKYRLLKICNLGKASEITISNPDFNRIVCYVAPEVWVGRKK from the exons ATGGATAGCATAGACATCACTATGCATCATAAGGAGGTGTCCTTGCTGAAAAGG ATTGGGAGAGGTAGCTATGGAGTTGGGCACGAAGCAATTTGGAGAAATAATAGTGATCGAGCAGAAGTCTCAGTTAAAATATCTCTTCAAGATTTTGAAATCGATCATCTTCGAGAAATCCGCAATCTAACAAAATTCAAGCATGCAAATATTGTCGCACTAAACGGTATTTATCGCAAAGAAAGTATAGGACTCATTTTTGAGTACTCAGGCTGTGGATCACTCTATGATTACTTACACAAAAAGGTTGCTGAAGttgcatttattgaaaagcTTGACTGGATGTTGCAATGTGccaat GGTATGGAGTACTTGCATATAAGAAAAATAGTTCATCGTGAACTTAAAACACAGAACCTGTTACTCTTCGATGATTTTcgcatattaaaaatttgcgaTTTTAACACAGCAAAGCAATTTGTAACGTCAAACACGGAAATTGATGAAACAGTTTGCTACATGGCTCCAGAAGTTTGT GATGATAATggaaaatatacagaaaagtGTGATGTATTTAGTTTTGGCGTTATTTTTTGGGAAGTATTGTCCGAGAAGAAACCGTTTGATATCTATAAAGATTTGCACCCATTGGCAGtccaaaagaaaattattaatg GGGATCGTctgaatataaattatattaggATTCACCATAATTCTGATCTCATAACGCCAATAATAGAGAAGTGTTGGGATGGAGATCCAGAGAATCGGCCGACTATGAAAGAACTTGCATCTTTTATTGGAATTGATTGTAAAGTTTACATACCCATAAACTTCAAAGATATTGAAATTCGAAGAATC GTTACAAAAAGTAGATATGGTATTGTCTGCAATGCATTTTGGCGATCTGGATTCTTCGTGAGAAGAgctactttaaaaataattccacCCAATAAACAAAGGGAAATTATTATCCTGCgagaaatttataaacttaGAGATTTGAACCACAGGAATATTGTGACATTATATGGAGTTTCTAAGGATCTCGATAACAGAATTTGCATCATTTATGAGGGTGAAGATTGTGGATCACTGTACCATTTATTGCATTATACAGAGGAAAACTTTGATATCTGGCTTAAAATAGAATGGATACAGCAATGTGCCCAA GGATTGGCGTACTTGCatagcaaaaatatactacatcgGAATCTAAACCTAGACAACTTgatcattttcaataaatatcgcttattgaaaatatgcaatttgGGTAAAGCGAGTGAAATTACAATAAGTAACCCGGATTTTAATAGGATAGTTTGTTATGTGGCACCCGAAGTTTGGGTCG gGCGGAAAAAATAA
- the LOC133837167 gene encoding dual specificity protein kinase zak2-like isoform X1, whose protein sequence is MDSIDITMHHKEVSLLKRIGRGSYGVGHEAIWRNNSDRAEVSVKISLQDFEIDHLREIRNLTKFKHANIVALNGIYRKESIGLIFEYSGCGSLYDYLHKKVAEVAFIEKLDWMLQCANGMEYLHIRKIVHRELKTQNLLLFDDFRILKICDFNTAKQFVTSNTEIDETVCYMAPEVCDDNGKYTEKCDVFSFGVIFWEVLSEKKPFDIYKDLHPLAVQKKIINGDRLNINYIRIHHNSDLITPIIEKCWDGDPENRPTMKELASFIGIDCKVYIPINFKDIEIRRIVTKSRYGIVCNAFWRSGFFVRRATLKIIPPNKQREIIILREIYKLRDLNHRNIVTLYGVSKDLDNRICIIYEGEDCGSLYHLLHYTEENFDIWLKIEWIQQCAQGLAYLHSKNILHRNLNLDNLIIFNKYRLLKICNLGKASEITISNPDFNRIVCYVAPEVWGGKNKFSKAADVYSFGIILWELISKDIKNPFDFYRHMADVMLSVKCIIELCCQHNDKVRPTMKKLIQDFWILDKDVLKSKKKKREIFGLTAFHMENLYHLVFKDK, encoded by the exons ATGGATAGCATAGACATCACTATGCATCATAAGGAGGTGTCCTTGCTGAAAAGG ATTGGGAGAGGTAGCTATGGAGTTGGGCACGAAGCAATTTGGAGAAATAATAGTGATCGAGCAGAAGTCTCAGTTAAAATATCTCTTCAAGATTTTGAAATCGATCATCTTCGAGAAATCCGCAATCTAACAAAATTCAAGCATGCAAATATTGTCGCACTAAACGGTATTTATCGCAAAGAAAGTATAGGACTCATTTTTGAGTACTCAGGCTGTGGATCACTCTATGATTACTTACACAAAAAGGTTGCTGAAGttgcatttattgaaaagcTTGACTGGATGTTGCAATGTGccaat GGTATGGAGTACTTGCATATAAGAAAAATAGTTCATCGTGAACTTAAAACACAGAACCTGTTACTCTTCGATGATTTTcgcatattaaaaatttgcgaTTTTAACACAGCAAAGCAATTTGTAACGTCAAACACGGAAATTGATGAAACAGTTTGCTACATGGCTCCAGAAGTTTGT GATGATAATggaaaatatacagaaaagtGTGATGTATTTAGTTTTGGCGTTATTTTTTGGGAAGTATTGTCCGAGAAGAAACCGTTTGATATCTATAAAGATTTGCACCCATTGGCAGtccaaaagaaaattattaatg GGGATCGTctgaatataaattatattaggATTCACCATAATTCTGATCTCATAACGCCAATAATAGAGAAGTGTTGGGATGGAGATCCAGAGAATCGGCCGACTATGAAAGAACTTGCATCTTTTATTGGAATTGATTGTAAAGTTTACATACCCATAAACTTCAAAGATATTGAAATTCGAAGAATC GTTACAAAAAGTAGATATGGTATTGTCTGCAATGCATTTTGGCGATCTGGATTCTTCGTGAGAAGAgctactttaaaaataattccacCCAATAAACAAAGGGAAATTATTATCCTGCgagaaatttataaacttaGAGATTTGAACCACAGGAATATTGTGACATTATATGGAGTTTCTAAGGATCTCGATAACAGAATTTGCATCATTTATGAGGGTGAAGATTGTGGATCACTGTACCATTTATTGCATTATACAGAGGAAAACTTTGATATCTGGCTTAAAATAGAATGGATACAGCAATGTGCCCAA GGATTGGCGTACTTGCatagcaaaaatatactacatcgGAATCTAAACCTAGACAACTTgatcattttcaataaatatcgcttattgaaaatatgcaatttgGGTAAAGCGAGTGAAATTACAATAAGTAACCCGGATTTTAATAGGATAGTTTGTTATGTGGCACCCGAAGTTTGG gGCGGAAAAAATAAGTTCTCAAAAGCGGCTGATGTTTATAGTTTCGGCATTATTTTGTGGGAATTAATATCGAAAGATATTAAGAATCCGTTTGACTTTTATAGACATATGGCTGATGTGATGCTTAGTG taaaatgtattattgAACTTTGCTGCCAGCACAATGATAAAGTACGTCCAACGATGAAGAAACTGATTCAAGATTTCTGGATATTAGATAAAGatgttttaaaatcaaaaaaaaagaaacgtgAAATATTTGGTCTTACTGCTTTTCATATGGAAAATTTGTATCATCTAGTATTCAAagataaataa